tcccagtgagaggctggggtgtggctcagtggtagaacacctgcctagagtcccccagtgaggggctgagtgtggctcagtggtcacctgcctagaatcccccagtgaggggctgggtgtggctcagcagtagagcacAGTGCTGCAGAAACTGAGGAGTGAGGGTCCCTGCCACTGTCCTGACTCCCTCTCGGCCACAGGTTTGAGTCCTGCTGGCCGGCCCTGATGAAGGATGCACATGGCGTGGTGATTGTCTTCAACGCTGACACCCCCAGCCACCTGAAGGAAATCGAGATGTGGTACTCCTGCTTTGTGCAGCAGCAGTTCCTCCAGGACAGCCACTGCATGCTGGTGGCCCACCACAAACCCGGCTCAGGAGGGGACAAGGGCGGCCTGGCTCTGTGTAAGCTCCTGAACTTGCTTTCCCTGCTTTTTCTCCAGCTTTTCAAGCATTTATCTCTGCACTTGTGAACATAGAGAAGCTAGATGATTTTGGAGACCATTGCTCAACCTTAAGTGTCATTCACAGGAAAGACATCCACTCTGGGGCTTTATTTTCAcacttatttatgtgtgtgtctgtgtatgtacatgtactgTATACATATAGTGCTCATAGTCATGAATTAGCAGTAAGGGGCCTGTCTAGAGTGGCCCAGTgcggggctgggtgtggctcagtggtggagcccctgcctagaatcccccagtgaggggctggggtgtggctcagtggtgtagcccctgcctagaacccccagtgaggggctgggtgtggctcagtggtagagcccctgcctagagtcccccagtgaggggctgggtgtggctcagtggtaggacCCCTCAGGGAGGACGGCAGGGCGGCCTGGGCTgtgggagctgaggagctgaccAGCCTGCTTCCCCCCAGCCCCGCCCCTCAACAAGCTGAAGCTGGTGCACTCCAACCTGGAGGAGGACCCCGAGGAGGTCCGCGCCGAGTTCATCAGGTACCTCAAGAGCATCATCAGCTCCCTGTCGGAGAGCAGGGACCGTGAGGAGATGCTCATCATCACCTAGCTCGCAGCTTCCGGGGCCGCCTCCTGACGCCACCGCCACCCGATGACCTCACCAGCCGCACACACGCCGCACacagcacacacccacacacgcacagccactcacacacacacacccacacacgcacacagcacacacacacgtacacacgcacACAGCCGCTCACAGagcacacacccagacacacacagctGCATGCACCCCTCCCTTGCCGGCTGCAGAAGAGTTTCTGCTCTGCTGGAGGTTCTCGGAAGACTCTGGcatgggggctgaggcaggaggctggagagttcaaggccagcctgggcgccAGGGAACCCTGGTCCCAACCCTTCTCCAGAGCAAACGCTGCCTGTGTCACTGTCACCCCATAAACGAGTCCTCCCGCCTCGTGCTGTGTTTACCTTGATCTGTGCAAGTGTGCGCTCTCTGCTGTCCCCAGAGACCCGGCCTCAGGGCCAGCGAGCGGCCGGGGCGCAACCCAGGGTGAAGCCCAGACCCCTCACAGGTGAGAGACAGCTCTGTTGCACAGGCCTGACTGTGCTCCACACCTGGCCTCCACGCGCCCTGACGCCCCTGAGgctcacacacgtgtgcacacgaGCACACGCTATAGGACTGCAGAGGGaatcaggctggagagacggctccaaAGCTAAGAACGCGCGCGGCTGCTCGTGCCCCGGCCCTgagctcagctcccagcacccctgGGCCGCTGGGCCTTTCCGTGGTCCTGGAGGGGACTTGCACACGAGCGTGCACACACTGTTGCTGTGCTAGAACACCGGGACAGAGCGACGCACAGAAGACTCTTAGGGCTCAGGCTGCCAGAGACACGAGGCCATCTCGGCAGGGAGGCGTGTGCCAGTGTGCAAACCAGACAGTGAGCGGGAATGGCACGTCTTTACACTCAGCCTCTCCTCCCAACTCCTAAGCTGCCCGCGGCCGGCAGCCCAAAGAGCCCCCAGCTGTGAGGGACACGACActccacacatcacacacaaCACACCATATCACATCACACCACATACCACCTCAcaccacaccacatacacatcaTACGCCCCACAAACCAcaccacacatcacacacaacacacaaacggGTGTGCGAGGCTGAAGGCAGTCCCTAGGCCTCTGTCTTAAAAGCCAACACTAAGTGGCTGGAGAGATCGGCCACGCTTGCTGCTCTCGAAAAGGCCttaatttggttcccagcacccacctcgcAGCTCACAAACATTGTGAGCGCACGTCCGaggacgccctcttctggcttctgtgggcgcTGCgccatgcgcacacacacatacccaggccaacacacacacgcacacgcacaggcacacgcAGTCTAAGCCGCCTGACCCGCAGagagaattcaaagccagcccaggcaactcagtgagatcctgtctaaaatcCAAAGAAGGCTGAAGCAGTGGCTGGGGCAGAGCGCTCCCTGGACTCTCCAGGGTGGGGCTGGGTCCCGCGCCGGCTGCAAAGTGCTTGCCTGACCTGACAGGCCCTGAATCCGGTCTCCACACACACCACAACTTTAACTGAGGGAAGGTGTTCCTGCCTTTAAATATGAAGGCTCCGACCGCTGCGGTTCCAGCCAGCGGCCTAGTGTGGCCACAGCTTCCAGTGCAGAGGGAAGGCTGCTGGCGCTCTGCAGTGAAAGCCACACGTCATCCGGCCTGCTCTCTCGTTCACTGCAATTCAGGCTTCTGAATTGTCTTGAGCTCTGTAGAGGCCGAGCTGGTCTCGAACTTCGGGTAACCTTgacttcctgatcctcctgctccacGATCCACATGCTGAGGTCACAGGCAGGCCCGTCTGTGCGGTGCTGCCGTGGGCTCCTGGGTTCCTGGCAGGCTCGTGCTCCACAGGCCTCCGCCCAGCACCCTGTGCAGCTTCACGGGGCTTGTTCTTCCCCTCAGGTCTGTGGGGTTCTAGGTGCTCAGCCCAGGGCTCCCCAGTGGCCTTACAGCCTTTCCTGCCAAGTTTCTACTTAGAACTCTGTTTCGGGGCCCCATCGAGAATGCGGGaaccggggggtggggggaggggtgtgtccCAGTCAGTCCACTGCTGTGGAGCGAGCTCAGACCCCAGCCTCCGTGTGCAACACGCGTGATGGTGGCCTGCGGCACCTGCGCTTTCAGAGAGGGGCAGGTTCCCAGCGCTGACTACCAGCCCGTTAGCCAGActgatgtgtgtgcgtgtgaactATGGGGgtactggggagatggcttggtggcaAGCTGAGCAGCACACATcggattcccagcactcacacacagCCAGGAACCCAGGCATTCCCGGGGCAGGGGGCTCACAGCGGCGCCGGCTGAAGATTCAGTGGGGCCTATTCCGAAAACACAGACAGGAAATGAGGAAGATGGCGGCGCGGACCCGGACTGccaacaggccagaagagggcccggTGTGCAGCAGAGGCCCGGCACTGACTCCTAAGTGCCGCCTCTTCGTGGGGAGATGTGGCAGTCCCCGCCTTGTATTCTTGTGTCCTGGAGTGGACATCCAGTTGAAGGCTAACTGCGAGAAAACAAGCCATTGGCACTCTTCAAGACTTCTTCCTGCGGAAGGGCTTCCCGCGTAGGTGTGGAGGGCGTCTGTCAATCTGCTGGCCACGGGTGACTTTGGTCTACTTTCGTGCACAACAAACCTTACAGGAAGACAGGCTGGCCGGCCACAAACTCCACTTAGGAAATGCAG
Above is a window of Meriones unguiculatus strain TT.TT164.6M chromosome 15, Bangor_MerUng_6.1, whole genome shotgun sequence DNA encoding:
- the Ift22 gene encoding intraflagellar transport protein 22 homolog isoform X1, whose translation is MLKAKILFVGPCESGKTVLANFLTESSDITEYNPTQGVRILEFENPHVTSNNKGTGCEFELWDCGGDSKFESCWPALMKDAHGVVIVFNADTPSHLKEIEMWYSCFVQQQFLQDSHCMLVAHHKPGSGGDKGGLALSPPLNKLKLVHSNLEEDPEEVRAEFIRYLKSIISSLSESRDREEMLIIT
- the Ift22 gene encoding intraflagellar transport protein 22 homolog isoform X2, whose protein sequence is MKDAHGVVIVFNADTPSHLKEIEMWYSCFVQQQFLQDSHCMLVAHHKPGSGGDKGGLALSPPLNKLKLVHSNLEEDPEEVRAEFIRYLKSIISSLSESRDREEMLIIT